A genomic region of Leptolyngbya sp. NIES-2104 contains the following coding sequences:
- a CDS encoding DUF928 domain-containing protein codes for MKQICLTIANLSLLIFAQSGVAQLPTNPIRAGQIVFNDPTPPSQGSPDGRQQGGASRGDCRSFEQLTALVPSTQGKVWGKTISDRPSFWFYLPSELTEKTPIEFTLQDENDQYIYNTRFSAAKTKSGLIRLTVPATAKPLEVGKSYTWTFSVYCDPTKPSSSVFVQGSIQRVTLDQSLKNRLANQVAFQQVQLYAENGIWFEAFDGLAELYRKDRAINSAWGSLLEQVKLDQLKSAPFTDCCKLQSSR; via the coding sequence ATGAAGCAAATTTGTTTGACGATCGCAAATCTTAGCCTTCTCATTTTCGCTCAGTCAGGAGTGGCACAACTGCCAACGAATCCGATTCGAGCAGGGCAAATTGTCTTCAATGATCCAACACCGCCGAGTCAAGGATCTCCGGATGGACGGCAGCAGGGAGGAGCAAGTCGGGGAGATTGTCGATCGTTTGAGCAATTAACCGCTTTAGTTCCATCAACTCAGGGGAAAGTTTGGGGCAAAACAATCAGCGATCGACCGAGTTTTTGGTTTTACTTACCGAGTGAGCTAACAGAAAAAACACCGATCGAATTCACGCTCCAAGATGAGAATGATCAATACATCTACAACACTCGATTCAGTGCTGCGAAGACAAAATCAGGATTGATTCGGCTTACTGTTCCAGCAACCGCAAAACCTTTGGAAGTGGGTAAGTCCTACACTTGGACATTCTCGGTTTATTGCGACCCCACAAAGCCCTCAAGTTCGGTTTTTGTACAAGGTTCGATTCAGCGTGTGACGTTGGATCAATCGTTGAAAAATCGTTTAGCAAACCAGGTCGCCTTCCAGCAAGTGCAACTTTATGCTGAGAATGGAATTTGGTTTGAGGCGTTTGATGGATTAGCAGAGTTATATCGAAAAGATCGTGCGATCAATTCTGCTTGGGGGAGTTTGCTGGAGCAGGTAAAGCTCGATCAACTTAAATCGGCTCCGTTCACGGATTGTTGTAAGCTTCAGAGTAGTCGGTAG
- a CDS encoding CHASE2 domain-containing protein, with protein MTQLVVLNLSGDFQQGCGVTAQLWSADRATPIQITGKLSSASGLNFLYQRWQQLYEAVNAHRRLRRLRSIEIEEDEAYPTDVSEAAFKQLCQELQQRLNQWLQIDSFAKIDRQLRTHLSRTDEIRVIVVAEDRSLLRFPWHLWQFFEDYPRAELALSLPEYTRSIQTHSPSEKIKILAILGNSQGINTTKDQQLLEQLPNTELRLLVEPDLETINEQLWETGWDILFFAGHSSSHITGTIQINRTETLTIEQLRYGLRKAIERGLKLAIFNSCDGLGLAWDLSDLHIPQVIVMREPIPDRVAQAFLKHFLFAFSNGTSFYLAVREAREQLQALESEFLCATWLPVICQNPAEQPPIWQQWSKHQPIQSKIPNLKSQIAKLLLGSTVVTAAVMGVRFLGLLQPMELWAYDRILHLRPTESQDARLLIVTIDESEIQSQNPDQRRGSLTDQTLDRLLQTLEKAQPRVIGLDVYRDFPTQKQYPKLIQQLRQNKRLVAICKNSDAKYDPTGIAPPPELSIQQVGFSDFLADSDGVLRRHILFQDADPTSPCLAPYAFSTRLAFRYLAANQIKPEFTSDGNLKLGNTIFHRLRDRASGYQGIDAAGNQILLNYRSLSQLQTIAPQVTLTQVLTGKVRPEAIKDRIVLIGVIANSSGDFWTTPKGAGVDHRVSGVFVQAQMTSQIISAVLDQRSLIWVWQSWIEGLWIFSWATVGGLIGWKLRRMLLIGIGSVAILGITGLSVIFITIGAWIPLIPATISLIVTGSCVYGLNRYEANLFDDRKS; from the coding sequence ATGACACAGCTTGTTGTTCTCAATTTGAGTGGAGATTTTCAGCAAGGTTGTGGGGTCACAGCACAACTTTGGAGCGCAGACCGAGCGACTCCGATTCAGATAACAGGCAAATTATCCTCAGCATCAGGGCTAAATTTTCTCTATCAGCGTTGGCAGCAGTTGTATGAAGCAGTGAATGCCCATCGACGGTTGCGACGACTGAGATCGATTGAGATTGAAGAGGATGAAGCTTACCCAACGGATGTTTCTGAAGCAGCGTTCAAGCAACTTTGTCAGGAATTGCAGCAGCGGTTAAATCAATGGTTACAAATTGATTCTTTTGCGAAGATCGATCGACAACTGCGAACGCATTTAAGCAGAACAGATGAGATTCGAGTGATCGTTGTTGCTGAAGATCGTTCACTGTTGCGATTTCCCTGGCATCTTTGGCAATTTTTTGAAGACTATCCTAGAGCAGAATTAGCCTTGAGTTTGCCAGAATATACGCGATCGATTCAAACGCATTCACCGAGCGAAAAGATTAAAATATTAGCAATTCTGGGCAACAGTCAAGGAATTAATACAACTAAAGATCAGCAGTTATTAGAACAGCTACCGAATACTGAGCTTAGATTGCTCGTTGAGCCAGATTTAGAAACGATCAATGAGCAGCTTTGGGAAACAGGCTGGGATATTTTATTTTTTGCTGGACATAGTTCGAGTCATATCACTGGAACGATTCAAATTAATCGAACTGAGACATTAACGATCGAGCAGTTACGCTATGGATTGAGAAAAGCGATCGAGCGAGGTCTAAAGTTAGCCATTTTCAATTCCTGTGATGGATTAGGCTTAGCTTGGGATTTATCTGATTTGCACATTCCGCAAGTGATTGTGATGCGCGAACCGATTCCCGATCGCGTTGCTCAAGCTTTTCTCAAACATTTTCTTTTCGCTTTCTCAAATGGAACATCATTCTACCTTGCAGTACGAGAAGCGAGAGAACAACTCCAAGCACTAGAATCTGAGTTTTTATGTGCAACTTGGCTGCCTGTGATTTGTCAAAATCCTGCCGAACAACCTCCGATTTGGCAACAATGGAGCAAGCATCAACCGATTCAATCTAAAATCCCAAATCTCAAATCTCAAATTGCTAAGCTTTTACTCGGTAGTACTGTCGTTACTGCTGCGGTGATGGGTGTGCGATTTCTTGGATTGCTGCAACCGATGGAACTCTGGGCATACGATCGCATTTTACATCTCAGACCGACTGAATCCCAAGATGCGCGGCTCTTGATTGTGACGATCGACGAATCAGAAATCCAATCCCAAAACCCAGATCAACGACGCGGATCGCTCACGGATCAAACGCTCGATCGACTTCTACAAACTTTAGAGAAAGCTCAACCGCGTGTGATTGGATTAGATGTCTATCGTGACTTTCCGACTCAGAAGCAATATCCAAAACTCATTCAACAACTTCGCCAAAATAAGCGCCTCGTTGCTATTTGCAAAAATAGTGATGCAAAGTATGATCCAACCGGGATTGCTCCTCCCCCTGAGTTATCGATTCAACAAGTTGGATTTAGTGACTTTCTAGCAGATTCCGATGGCGTTTTGCGGCGACACATCTTATTCCAGGATGCTGATCCGACTTCTCCTTGTTTAGCTCCCTATGCGTTTAGTACAAGGCTTGCATTTCGTTATTTAGCAGCGAATCAAATCAAACCAGAATTTACTTCAGACGGTAATCTAAAGCTAGGCAATACGATCTTTCACCGCTTGCGCGATCGTGCCAGTGGCTATCAAGGCATTGATGCAGCAGGCAACCAGATTCTACTGAACTACCGATCGCTATCGCAGTTACAAACGATTGCTCCTCAAGTGACGCTGACTCAAGTTCTCACAGGCAAAGTTCGCCCTGAAGCAATCAAGGATCGGATTGTCTTAATTGGGGTGATTGCGAATAGCAGCGGGGATTTTTGGACAACTCCGAAAGGGGCTGGAGTCGATCATCGTGTTTCTGGGGTATTTGTTCAGGCACAGATGACGAGTCAGATCATCAGTGCTGTGTTAGATCAGCGATCGCTGATTTGGGTGTGGCAAAGTTGGATAGAAGGACTTTGGATTTTTAGTTGGGCGACCGTGGGTGGTTTGATCGGGTGGAAGTTGCGACGAATGTTGCTCATTGGAATCGGTAGCGTTGCCATTCTGGGAATCACCGGACTGAGCGTAATTTTTATAACAATTGGAGCTTGGATTCCACTCATTCCCGCTACGATCTCACTCATTGTAACGGGTAGCTGTGTTTACGGTTTGAATCGATATGAAGCAAATTTGTTTGACGATCGCAAATCTTAG
- a CDS encoding DUF1822 family protein, with amino-acid sequence MMLAFDTSVQVLEIPERIQQDAWQQSQSITPLGQRWQAYLNQVCLQTVLDWLQEKSGSEFLSRTTFWEMVNGSAVQLGEKDIILIPVESSDRTEFRVPQEWVDIPDWIGDYYFAIEFDADEQLLYVWGYTTHQMLKTQGRYDTDDRSYVLADTDLIQDITVFWVMQQLAPEPTRVAVPPLVQLSEAQVENLTQRLANSVIPRLEVPFDRCGALLQQRSLERQSRTPSVNLSQWLNHAFETGWQSIETFLRSEPSFSFRGDEASDSTIRRVKRLKLGATDALLVVNLDVEADDRRRIWVQLLPQAPESVLPESVSLTLISDTAEVLQSVQSGSESNYLQLRRFRCAIATQFQLEVTVSGVRVVETFVS; translated from the coding sequence ATGATGCTTGCATTTGATACATCAGTCCAGGTTCTAGAGATTCCGGAAAGGATTCAGCAAGACGCTTGGCAACAGAGTCAAAGCATCACTCCTCTGGGTCAGCGCTGGCAAGCTTATCTGAATCAGGTTTGTTTGCAAACGGTTCTAGATTGGCTGCAAGAGAAGTCAGGCAGTGAGTTTCTGAGTCGAACTACATTTTGGGAAATGGTGAATGGAAGTGCAGTGCAGCTTGGAGAGAAAGACATCATCTTAATTCCGGTTGAGTCAAGCGATCGTACTGAATTTCGCGTACCTCAAGAGTGGGTTGATATTCCTGATTGGATTGGAGATTACTATTTTGCGATCGAGTTCGATGCGGATGAACAGCTTCTCTATGTTTGGGGCTATACAACTCATCAGATGCTGAAAACTCAAGGGCGATATGATACAGACGATCGCAGTTATGTCTTAGCAGATACTGATCTGATTCAAGATATAACTGTATTTTGGGTGATGCAACAACTTGCACCAGAACCCACTCGTGTTGCAGTCCCTCCTTTAGTTCAATTATCAGAAGCACAAGTTGAGAACTTAACGCAGCGATTAGCAAATTCAGTCATTCCAAGATTAGAAGTCCCCTTTGATCGGTGTGGAGCATTACTGCAACAGCGATCGTTAGAAAGGCAAAGTCGCACACCTTCGGTCAATTTGAGTCAGTGGTTGAATCATGCGTTTGAAACAGGATGGCAAAGCATTGAGACTTTTTTGCGTTCTGAACCTAGTTTTAGTTTTCGAGGAGATGAGGCTTCTGATTCAACCATTCGACGAGTGAAGCGACTGAAACTGGGGGCTACCGATGCTCTATTGGTGGTGAATCTTGATGTCGAAGCAGACGATCGTAGACGAATTTGGGTACAGCTTCTACCCCAAGCGCCTGAATCCGTTTTGCCTGAAAGTGTTTCGCTTACATTGATTTCAGACACTGCTGAAGTATTGCAATCAGTACAATCGGGCAGTGAAAGTAACTATCTGCAACTACGGCGATTTCGATGTGCGATCGCAACTCAGTTTCAGCTAGAAGTCACGGTATCGGGTGTTCGTGTGGTCGAAACGTTTGTGAGTTGA
- a CDS encoding sigma-70 family RNA polymerase sigma factor, with translation MKSRQTLVELFSTFVEFTDDCFHRWVSDRVLQKTMQNGLAEQPETSEAYWILYWHQQWHAQAKRRAEAHLCAYVQEPCYWVAQRMARDGVQHLISDCFQIAIVALPKILADYQPAQTASLKTYASLAFGNAIRDTLRQQRQADQRTDWGLLRKLSQKQFIESLQMAGFSSAAITQERLAWMCFKTYCAPDQNPKQLSPPNWEEIAKLYNTQSLHKATPEALEMRLKRCARQARAYLYPAIASLNVSRDDTTGELQDTLPDHNATPFAVLISQEEFAERRSHWSQIQSVLTTALENLDPKFQQLLTLYCRDGLTQQEIAKQLEMKQYTVSRRLSSVKETLLLALARWSQDSLHISLTSPALKDMSVVIEEWLQQYYQPERRLEGDSR, from the coding sequence ATGAAGTCACGTCAAACCCTCGTAGAACTATTTTCTACATTTGTAGAGTTTACGGATGATTGCTTCCATCGATGGGTGAGCGATCGCGTTCTTCAAAAAACGATGCAAAACGGTTTAGCTGAGCAGCCTGAGACATCAGAAGCTTACTGGATACTCTACTGGCATCAGCAGTGGCACGCTCAGGCAAAACGGCGTGCAGAAGCTCATCTCTGTGCTTATGTCCAGGAACCCTGCTACTGGGTGGCACAGCGAATGGCGCGAGACGGCGTGCAGCACTTAATTTCTGATTGTTTTCAAATTGCGATCGTCGCCTTACCAAAAATTCTCGCGGATTACCAACCCGCGCAGACTGCCTCTCTCAAAACTTACGCTAGTCTAGCTTTTGGTAATGCGATTCGGGATACATTGCGTCAGCAGCGACAAGCCGATCAACGGACGGACTGGGGTTTACTGCGGAAGTTGAGTCAGAAGCAATTCATTGAATCGCTTCAAATGGCGGGATTTTCGTCAGCAGCGATCACGCAAGAGCGCCTCGCCTGGATGTGCTTTAAAACTTACTGTGCGCCTGATCAGAACCCCAAGCAACTCTCGCCGCCCAATTGGGAAGAAATTGCTAAGCTCTACAACACCCAAAGTTTGCATAAGGCGACTCCAGAAGCGCTAGAAATGAGGTTGAAGCGATGTGCAAGGCAAGCACGAGCTTATTTGTATCCTGCGATCGCATCTCTAAACGTCAGCCGAGACGATACGACTGGAGAGCTTCAAGATACTTTGCCGGATCATAATGCGACCCCTTTCGCGGTTTTAATCAGCCAAGAAGAATTTGCAGAGCGGCGATCGCACTGGTCGCAAATCCAATCAGTATTAACCACAGCCTTAGAAAATCTTGACCCTAAATTTCAGCAATTGTTGACTTTATACTGTCGAGATGGATTGACGCAGCAAGAAATTGCCAAGCAGCTTGAAATGAAACAATATACGGTTTCTCGTCGATTGAGCAGTGTGAAAGAAACATTATTACTCGCTTTGGCACGATGGAGCCAGGATAGTCTGCATATTTCACTCACCTCGCCCGCACTGAAAGACATGAGTGTCGTAATCGAGGAATGGTTACAACAGTACTATCAGCCAGAGCGCCGTTTAGAGGGGGATTCACGATGA
- the tal gene encoding transaldolase: MAGNQILAVRDYGQSIWMDNLTRDLIQSGELQRLIKERGIRGITTNPAIFEKAISGSKLYDADIEAGIQAQKSVEQIYESLIFDDIRNACDILHPIYEESGGLDGYVSIEVRPTIADDTQATIEDAHRYYQEIGRANVMIKIPGTMSGFEAIEQVIREGINVNVTLLFSLKNYIDAAEAYLRGLEARVAKNLDISKIASVASFFLSRIDSRVDELLDEKLGTVGTDGAQFSAQLTAVKGKVAIANAKLAYEQYQELIKSDRWQALKAKGANVQRLLWASTGTKDPTYSDVMYVDALIGADTVNTLPPATIEACADHCDVADRLSTDLDKAHILIENLKDPDIDIDLEQVMEYVAKDGIGKFIKPYQAIMQSLEGKVKQLASV, encoded by the coding sequence ATGGCGGGTAATCAGATTTTGGCGGTTCGAGACTATGGACAGAGTATTTGGATGGATAATTTGACTCGTGATCTAATTCAGTCCGGCGAACTGCAACGCCTGATTAAAGAACGCGGCATTCGTGGCATCACGACCAATCCAGCCATTTTTGAGAAAGCAATTTCCGGCAGTAAGCTTTACGATGCTGACATTGAAGCAGGCATTCAAGCTCAAAAGTCAGTTGAGCAGATTTATGAATCGCTCATTTTCGATGATATTCGGAATGCTTGTGACATTCTGCACCCGATTTATGAAGAGTCAGGTGGATTAGATGGCTATGTCAGCATCGAGGTTCGACCCACGATCGCAGATGACACGCAAGCAACGATCGAGGATGCCCACCGCTACTATCAGGAAATTGGACGCGCAAACGTCATGATTAAGATTCCTGGAACGATGAGCGGATTTGAAGCGATCGAACAAGTGATCCGAGAGGGCATCAATGTGAATGTCACGCTTCTATTTAGCTTAAAAAACTACATTGATGCGGCTGAAGCTTATTTGCGCGGACTAGAAGCGCGTGTGGCGAAGAATCTGGACATCAGCAAGATTGCATCCGTTGCCAGTTTCTTCTTGAGCCGAATTGATAGCAGAGTTGATGAATTACTTGATGAAAAGCTGGGGACGGTTGGAACAGACGGAGCGCAATTTTCAGCCCAATTGACTGCGGTCAAAGGGAAAGTTGCGATCGCGAATGCCAAACTTGCCTACGAGCAGTATCAAGAACTGATCAAGAGCGATCGTTGGCAAGCACTCAAGGCGAAAGGCGCAAACGTACAGCGTTTATTGTGGGCAAGCACAGGAACGAAAGACCCGACCTACAGCGATGTGATGTATGTTGATGCGCTGATTGGTGCAGATACGGTGAACACGTTGCCGCCTGCCACGATCGAAGCTTGTGCCGATCATTGCGATGTTGCCGATCGCTTAAGCACAGACCTAGATAAAGCGCACATCCTCATCGAGAATCTGAAAGACCCAGACATTGATATCGATCTTGAGCAGGTGATGGAGTATGTTGCAAAAGATGGGATTGGTAAGTTCATCAAACCTTATCAGGCAATTATGCAGTCTTTGGAAGGAAAGGTAAAACAACTCGCCTCGGTTTAA
- a CDS encoding HAD family hydrolase produces MAIQGVLIDIDGTLVISNDAHAHAYVEAFAEQGYEIKFEAVRPLIGMGSDQVIPRMVAELDGKEGVGKKIADRRKELIIEKFSSNLSPAPGSRDLIQRMKQDGFKLVVASSATSGELSSLLKAAQVEDLLGEEPQTTSDDAEASKPEPDLVQAALSKVQLQPEQAIMLGDTPYDIQAASAAGVRVIAFRCGDFKDDQLADAIAIYDNPADLLQHYEQSPLGQRETVQAK; encoded by the coding sequence ATGGCAATTCAAGGTGTACTAATCGACATTGATGGCACATTAGTGATCAGTAATGATGCTCATGCTCATGCTTATGTCGAAGCGTTTGCGGAGCAGGGATACGAGATTAAATTTGAAGCGGTTCGTCCTTTAATTGGAATGGGCAGCGATCAGGTGATTCCGCGCATGGTTGCAGAACTCGATGGAAAAGAAGGAGTTGGTAAAAAAATTGCCGATCGACGAAAAGAATTGATCATTGAAAAATTCAGTTCCAATTTATCGCCTGCTCCTGGTTCACGCGATCTAATTCAACGCATGAAGCAAGATGGCTTCAAATTAGTGGTTGCGAGTTCAGCGACGAGTGGAGAGTTATCAAGCTTACTCAAAGCCGCTCAAGTAGAAGATTTGCTTGGTGAGGAACCGCAGACCACTTCTGATGATGCCGAGGCTTCTAAGCCTGAGCCAGATTTGGTACAAGCAGCGCTCAGCAAGGTGCAACTGCAGCCAGAGCAAGCCATTATGCTGGGAGATACTCCTTATGATATTCAAGCGGCTTCTGCTGCTGGAGTGCGTGTGATTGCGTTTCGCTGCGGCGACTTTAAGGATGATCAGCTTGCCGATGCGATCGCAATTTACGACAACCCCGCCGATCTACTGCAACACTACGAACAATCACCCCTGGGACAACGCGAAACAGTTCAAGCAAAGTAG
- a CDS encoding DUF2996 domain-containing protein, translating to MSSEAITNLPQQETSEVGESQSEPVEPETDKAPQAARDESSDDAPNSPEEAPSIEEENISVARVAEDVVKENIVSTTVAESTSIPSANAPDPSAVSGDNPNASKIDESRIRTTEESIKGKPGSQAKPAKEKTNQPAQEKKSKAPGAETKLFADFMQQDYVPALQQILTKLELPDVEIAFQKQKMPLPGYTHVECSQVIGHWNRGQDQFTVYFFDDDVQGQRGFSLANAGTHPSTLEPFWIDERKVNLDVLVLGVVQRLHAEKWIGRN from the coding sequence ATGTCATCCGAAGCAATCACAAATCTCCCTCAGCAAGAAACTTCTGAAGTTGGTGAATCTCAGTCTGAACCAGTCGAGCCAGAAACAGATAAAGCTCCTCAAGCTGCGAGAGATGAATCTAGTGACGATGCTCCTAATTCTCCTGAAGAAGCACCTTCGATCGAAGAAGAAAATATTAGTGTTGCTAGAGTCGCTGAGGATGTGGTCAAAGAAAATATTGTTAGTACAACGGTGGCTGAATCTACAAGCATTCCTTCAGCGAATGCCCCTGATCCTAGCGCAGTCAGTGGAGATAATCCCAACGCTTCAAAGATAGATGAATCTAGAATTAGAACGACCGAGGAGAGTATCAAGGGCAAACCTGGATCTCAAGCAAAACCAGCGAAAGAGAAAACAAATCAGCCAGCACAAGAAAAGAAATCTAAAGCTCCTGGTGCTGAAACAAAACTGTTTGCGGACTTTATGCAGCAGGACTATGTGCCTGCACTTCAGCAAATTTTGACGAAGTTGGAGCTACCAGACGTAGAAATCGCGTTTCAGAAACAAAAGATGCCTCTTCCAGGCTACACTCACGTCGAATGTTCACAAGTCATCGGGCATTGGAACCGGGGACAAGACCAATTTACTGTTTACTTTTTTGATGACGACGTTCAGGGACAGCGAGGGTTCTCATTAGCTAACGCTGGAACGCATCCATCAACGCTTGAACCGTTCTGGATCGATGAACGCAAAGTGAATTTAGATGTTTTAGTGTTGGGCGTTGTTCAGAGACTACACGCTGAAAAGTGGATTGGTCGCAATTAG
- a CDS encoding DUF2382 domain-containing protein has protein sequence MPLHTIKDFDPQYQNHFDDNIVGFDLYAGTDKVGSVEDLLVDDSGKLRYLIINTGAWIFGKKVLLPIGSAQIDSKGRRVVVNGLTRTQVEALPQYDGKMPVDYEHEEQVRKVYRPMATGTASLENSASLNYDRNSYAYDDHDPALYNLDESKHQNLRLYEERLIASKTRAKTGEVSVGKRVETETAQVSVPIEKERVVIERTATSSTAVTPDSTAFQEGEVARMEVYEETADVRKEAFVREEVSIRKEVDQKTVTTEETLRREELDVDTEGRPVVDKGTDSRSKKRPK, from the coding sequence ATGCCACTTCACACCATTAAAGACTTTGATCCTCAGTATCAGAATCATTTTGATGATAATATTGTTGGATTTGATTTGTATGCAGGTACGGACAAAGTGGGTTCAGTTGAAGATTTGCTGGTTGACGATTCAGGCAAGCTTCGCTACTTGATTATCAATACTGGGGCTTGGATTTTTGGTAAAAAGGTGTTGTTGCCGATCGGTAGCGCACAGATTGATAGCAAAGGTCGTCGTGTTGTTGTCAATGGCTTAACTCGTACTCAAGTTGAAGCCCTGCCTCAATATGATGGAAAAATGCCCGTTGATTATGAGCATGAAGAACAGGTGCGGAAGGTGTATCGTCCAATGGCGACGGGCACAGCATCGCTCGAAAATTCTGCATCACTAAACTACGATCGCAATTCCTACGCCTACGATGATCATGATCCAGCCCTGTACAATCTAGACGAAAGCAAGCATCAGAATTTGCGCCTGTACGAAGAGCGACTAATCGCCAGCAAAACCCGCGCTAAAACGGGTGAAGTGTCAGTTGGCAAACGAGTCGAAACCGAAACGGCTCAAGTTTCAGTGCCGATCGAGAAAGAGCGGGTCGTGATTGAACGGACTGCTACCTCCAGTACCGCCGTAACTCCTGACAGCACTGCGTTCCAAGAAGGCGAAGTGGCGCGAATGGAAGTCTACGAAGAGACTGCCGATGTTCGCAAAGAAGCATTCGTCCGCGAAGAAGTCAGCATCAGAAAAGAAGTCGATCAAAAAACTGTTACGACTGAAGAAACCTTGCGCCGAGAAGAGCTAGATGTTGATACAGAAGGTCGCCCGGTGGTAGATAAAGGAACCGACTCGCGTTCTAAGAAGCGCCCCAAGTAG
- a CDS encoding DUF2382 domain-containing protein, whose amino-acid sequence MKKLQSPETLITSFALLLTFVTAPETFAASFKLDSVLAQSAPGAPASNKETVKIDGSSSMKVTNEIRQQQSPNTDVRTSYNGTNAALQSVAKGETDLAAIGRPLTAEEKAQGLVVAPQKRHKIAIVVGADNPFNGDLTFAQFAQIFRGEITDWSEVGGAPGAIQLIDRPETSDTRQALQSYDIFKQAPFVAAANATKLSEDSTEAVAQNLGARGISYAIADQVENVPGVRVIPMHKTLPSDPRYPYSQPLAYAYKGPTPNPAVAAFLGIAAPPTASAEVPASPQIAPASPPVAQAPAQVEDGGFPWWLLLIPALGGLAWWLLTRSRPTPAIAPVAVPPVVAVPPTAPVTPVTPVAPVVLDEQEPSIKLYEERLVADKTRQKVGDVAFDKRVETDQVQVSVPIETERVVIERSTPTGSETFAPGNIAFGEGETRIETYAETPDIHKETFVREEVSIRKELDHETASVEETLRREELDIDMQSGTDGSLDVDRNNGHVKK is encoded by the coding sequence ATGAAAAAACTTCAATCTCCAGAGACACTGATCACGTCTTTCGCACTACTGCTAACCTTCGTCACTGCTCCTGAGACATTCGCCGCATCATTTAAGCTGGATTCAGTCCTAGCTCAATCTGCTCCCGGTGCACCCGCCTCTAACAAAGAAACGGTAAAGATTGATGGCTCAAGCAGCATGAAGGTGACGAATGAGATTCGCCAGCAACAGTCTCCTAATACCGATGTTAGAACTAGCTATAACGGCACAAACGCCGCTCTGCAATCTGTCGCGAAAGGTGAAACCGATTTAGCTGCAATTGGTCGCCCGCTTACGGCTGAAGAGAAAGCACAAGGATTGGTTGTAGCGCCACAAAAGCGCCACAAAATCGCGATCGTGGTCGGCGCAGATAATCCGTTCAACGGCGATTTAACCTTTGCACAGTTCGCCCAAATCTTTCGTGGTGAAATCACAGATTGGTCTGAAGTGGGAGGTGCGCCCGGAGCAATTCAGTTGATTGATCGACCGGAAACGAGCGATACTAGACAAGCTCTACAGAGCTACGATATTTTTAAGCAAGCTCCTTTTGTTGCTGCTGCCAATGCGACGAAACTATCAGAGGATAGCACCGAGGCAGTGGCACAGAACCTAGGAGCGAGAGGAATTAGCTATGCGATTGCGGATCAAGTCGAAAACGTTCCAGGTGTCCGCGTTATCCCGATGCACAAGACACTGCCCAGTGATCCTCGTTATCCTTACTCTCAACCGCTGGCTTATGCTTATAAAGGACCCACTCCCAACCCCGCTGTAGCTGCCTTTTTGGGAATTGCAGCTCCCCCTACTGCCAGCGCTGAAGTTCCGGCTTCACCTCAAATTGCCCCGGCTTCACCTCCGGTCGCTCAGGCTCCTGCTCAGGTAGAAGACGGAGGGTTTCCGTGGTGGTTGCTGTTGATTCCTGCATTGGGTGGATTAGCCTGGTGGTTATTGACGCGATCGCGTCCGACTCCTGCGATCGCACCTGTTGCAGTGCCGCCCGTGGTTGCAGTTCCTCCGACGGCTCCCGTTACTCCGGTTACGCCAGTTGCTCCCGTGGTTCTGGATGAACAAGAACCAAGCATCAAGCTGTACGAGGAAAGATTAGTCGCTGACAAAACTCGGCAGAAAGTGGGAGATGTGGCTTTTGATAAACGAGTGGAAACAGACCAAGTACAGGTATCTGTCCCCATTGAAACGGAGCGAGTTGTGATTGAGCGCAGCACTCCAACAGGGTCAGAAACGTTTGCGCCAGGTAACATCGCTTTTGGTGAAGGGGAAACTCGAATCGAAACTTACGCGGAAACACCAGACATTCACAAGGAAACCTTTGTGCGAGAGGAAGTTAGTATCAGAAAAGAGCTTGATCATGAAACTGCGAGTGTTGAGGAAACACTTCGTCGAGAAGAGCTAGACATCGACATGCAATCTGGCACGGACGGGAGCTTGGATGTCGATCGTAATAATGGTCATGTTAAGAAGTAG